CAATTTTGTTCTGGGCAATGATTACGCTTGTTGGCACAAGCCTGATCAAGTACTGCCTATTTTATCCGGGGAACAAGAGGTCACTGAACTAGAAACCGCTTGGGAAATGTTGAGATCGCCTTTACCGCCCGTTAATTCCACGTCGGATAGCCGCGTGCGTCAGTTGTACAGCGCGATTCGGCAGGATTTGGGCATGGCCGTCAAGCAATTCGAGGCGGGACGGCTTGCCGATTTGGATTTGGGAACCCGTGAAGATTTCGAACTCGAACTGGAGAGACGCGTGGCCAATGCGCCTTTCTTTCAGCGTGAAAATCCATTTGTTCGCCATGTAGTACTGCGCAAGCGGACTACTTTGGAAGATGCAGGATTGTTAAAACGAGTGGGTGTCGATGTGCACCCCGACGCCAACCGGGTCAAAGACATCCATGCCTTCAATGCTTTATTCGAAGGCTTGGCGGTTCGAACGGATGAGCATTTCCGGGAAGCATGCAACGAAGCCAGGCGTTTCGGTAAAGTGTTGGGCAAGCGCGGTAAAGGTGCAGGGTTTATGAAAAATCTAATGCAGCAACGGATTTGTTCCAGCTTGATAGCCGGGATCAATACGGCCAAAGCCTTGTTAGAAGGACGAACACTGCATGAGGAAATGGATGAAATAGAGGAAGATGTTGCGTTACAGACCGATGAAGAGCGTGCAGCGCTGGAATTGCTATTGCATCGCTTACAATTGATTGATTCCGATGCCAAATTCGAGGCGGTTTTACACTATCTGATCAATGAAGGCTGGCTAGCACACGGCTGCATTATTTTTAGCCAATATTACGATACTGCGCGTTGGTTAGCCGATTCGTTAGCTGCGCGCTTTCCCGACGAAGCCATAGGCCTCTATGCCGGGGCAGGGCGTAGCCGCTTGTATCAAGGTGGGGATAGCGTCGGCATAGCGCGCGAGATTTTAAAAATCAAAGTGGCCGAGCATGAAATCCGGGTAATGGTTGCTACTGACGCTGCTTGTGAAGGTTTGAATTTGCAGACATTGGGAACGTTGATTAACGTCGATTTACCCTGGAACCCAACCAAGCTGGAACAGCGTATCGGACGGATCAAACGTTTCGGACAGGTTAGGGACAATGTGGATATGCTGAATCTTGTCAACGAGCAAACTGTCGATGAAAAAGTCTATGCGCGCTTATCGGAACGGATGCGGGATAAATTCAACTTATTTGGATCGCTACCGGATACGATCAAGGACGATTGGATCGAAGATATCGAGACTCTGGATGAAAAAATGGATCAGTACATCGATGCGCAAAAACGGGCCACCGGCTTTGATTTACGCTATAACGCACACATATCTCCTTCCGAAAAGGATTGGCGAGATTGCTCCGACGTGTTATCGCAACGGGATTTTGGGACTTTGATGCGGCAGGCTTGGGAAAAATGAATATTTTCGTTTGTGTCAAACCTGTATCTATTTTATGGTTTTTAAATTTAAAGACTTCCCGACCCAGGTTTTTATCAAGGAGCGCCACAGTACGGACTGAAAATGTGAATCGAATGCCGAACGACAATCGTCACCCCCGCACCGAATTCAACAGGGCGGTCAGTTCTTCATCGTGAATCGGCTTGGTCAGATAGCCGTCGAAGCCGGCCGCCAGCGCATCGTTGATCCGGCTTTCTTCCGCATAGGCGCTGACCGCCACCATTTTGAGCGGCTTGCCCTGGCTTTTGACGATCACCAATAACTCAAGCCCCGACATCACCGGCATGTTCAAGTCGACCAGCGCCAGCCGGTAGTCGTTCCGCTGGATCATCGCCAGCGCCTCCCGCCCGTTCACGACCGCATCGACGCTGCAGCCTTCGAGCTCCAGCAGATTGGCCAGCAGCATCAGGTTGATCTGGCTGTCATCCGCGATCAGTACCCGGAGCGGCCCGTCAAACGGCTGCCGGGCAGGCAGATTGATCCGCTCGGCCGATTGTTCATCCCGCGTGCTCGGCAGGGGCAGCGACACCGAAAAAATACTGCCGACGCCGGGTTTGCTGGTTACCTCGATCGCACCGCCCATGATGTGGATCAATTCGCGGGTAATCGTCAAGCCCAGCCCGAGGCCGGGCCGCATGAATCCGTCCTCGTTCAGTTGCTTGAAAGGCGTAAAGATCGCTTCCAGATCCTGCTCGGCGATCCCGCAGCCGGTGTCCTCGATCGTGATTCGCCAACACCCGTCGAAATAATTCGAGGTCAAGGTCACCCGCCCCTTTTCGGTATATTTGATCGCATTATCGAGCAGATTCACGATCACCTGGCGAATGCGCTTTTGATCTCCCATCAGCAGGCGCGGAATCGGCAAGCCGTTAACGTCGAGCTCGAGCTGTTTGGCTTCGGCGCTCAACCGGCAAATTTCGACGATATTCTTCAAGAGTTTATGGCTGTCGAAGACCTTGATGTCGGTTCGGATTTTGTTCGACTCGATCGAGGCGAGATCCAGAATCCCGGTAATCAGTTCCAGCAAATGATTGCTGCATTGCTTGATCGTATTGAGCTGCTCGTAATCTTCCTTCTGGAATCTGCGCTTCTTCAGCAGCAATTGCGAAAAGCCCAGTATCGCATTCAACGGGGTCCGGAGCTCGTGGCTGATGTTCGCCAAAAACCGGCTTTTCGATTCGTTTGCCGCTTCCGCCGCAATTTTAGCCTTCAGCAGCTCTTCGGTGCGCTCCTTGATCAGAGACTCGGTCCGGAAGAAGCGCCCGGTCAGCATCAACAGACAGGCGCCCAACAGGCTGGTGAACAGCAGGCCGCTGATCAGCACGATCCAGATCGGCCAATGGGGCTGATAGTCGGTTCTGGCGTCATAAAAAGACAGCAGCCACTGATACCCCGCAACATCTTTCGAGAATTGCACGGACGCTTTCGCGTGAGGGAAAGCGGTCGGCAGATTCGAATAAATCAGGTTGGAGGTTCCGGTTTCCCGATCCTCCACCCCGATCGAAAGAAAACAGCACGTTTTTTTCAGGACGCGGGTCGAAAAATACACGGCATCGGCCATCGACAAGGTGGTCGAAACGAGCCCCAAAAAGCTTCCGTTATCATTGGCCGGTTCACGGGTAAGAACCGGGGCAAGTACGGTAATCTGCCCGTTTTCCGCAGTAAGATAGAGGTCTTTCTGCTTTATCTGGCGGTTGTTCTTGAAAAAGTTTTTGAGAGCGGGCGGCAACGGAGGCTGGGCAGCTTCCGTATTATCGGTGTATTGATTCAGCAACGACGTGAATTCCAGATGGATTCTTCCGCCGCCGACAAGTTTAACCCAACTCGTCGATTTGATTTCGGGAAACGGCCCCAGCGTTTGCCGAGTGAATAAAAGGAATTCCGCTTGTTCGACACGGCGGGAACCGTAAAAAAAATTGCGCACCGTATCGGCCGCATGGGTGGCTCCCTGCAAACGGTTGACAATCGCCTGGGATAAAGTGACGGTTTGATCGTGAAATTCCTGACGCCGCCGCTCCGCCTCCAACTGCCTGACATAGAGGTACAGGACGATCACCAGCGCGAAAGTCGCAATCAACGGCAGACCGACCGAATAGCGGCGTTCCCGCCAGACTGCCCGCGGCTCCCCATAGGCGATCAAGATGATCGGCGTAAATACCAGCACGCCCATCATGTCGCCGATCCACCAGGAGAACCAATGCGGGAACAACTGCGCGGCCTCGATCATCCCTGCCTGGTACAACGCCGTCACTCCCACGGTGGGAGTAATCATGCAAGCGACCGGACCGCCGAGCAGCATGAACAGCATCACGCAGCGGTCCTCGATCAAAGGATTCGGAAAACCGACGAACTTCTCGATGAGGATACAGCCCAGCAGCGCGCTGAGCGAGGCGCCGACGGCATTCGCCGCACAGACTGTGAGCAGCGGCTCGTCGAAGCCGAAGTCATAAACAAAGGCGCTGACCGCAAAATTGCCGAGAAACACGCTCGGCCATTTGCGCTTGCCGAGCAGCAGCAATGCCGCCAGCGCGATGCCGGCCGAAGGCCCCAGCATACCGGCATGGCTCGACGCCACATTCAGCAGCTGGCCCAGGACGCCGAAGCCGAAATAGACGAGCGCCAGAACGATCACGATAAAAAGATAGTTCAACACGCGCATCGGGAATAAATCGTTCATTATCGACAGGGCGGTCCCAAAAGATCGTAAATCCGGGTATCATTCTATCATCGTTGCACGCGATCGATTTCAACCCGCGCCCCTTTTATTGCCGACCGGAACTTCACCCGTCCCGGCGACCGGCCGGTTCGCAACGGCAGGTAAAAACGGGCAGCCTTCGTGCCCGAGCTGTCTTAAGGTTCATCATTTTAATCTTCCAATATTGCATGCGGCCCGATTTAGCGCTGATCCTATTGTTCATTACCTTCCTGGTCACGGGCATCCTGCTGTGCCTGCAGTTGACCGTAAGCCTTCGCCGCCGCCCTGCTCAATCTTCCCCGCCTTCCAAACCGGCCGAGCCCGAGGTTGCCTGGCATATCTTAAGCCCGGCCCAGGCACTGGAAAAGCTTGGCGTAATGCAGGCCCCCGGCCTGAGCCGGGAGGAAGCGGCGCGCCGTATCGAAAAGCTCGGGGCGAACCGGCTGGCCGAAGCGCCGGCTCGCCCCGTCTGGATCAAGTTTCTGGCCCAATTTAAGAGCCTGCTGATCATCGTACTGTTTGCCGCCGCCCTACTGGCGGCCGCGATCGGCGACGTGATCGACGGGATCGTGATCCTGATCGTCGTGCTAATCAATGCGGTGCTCGGGTTTTCGCAGGAATTTCAGGCCGAAAAATCGCTGGCCGCGCTGAAAAAGATGCTCGCCCTGCAGGCCAAAATCCGCCGCGAAGGTTACAGTTTCGAAATACCGTCGACCGAAATCGTACCGGGCGATATCGTGATCCTGCATACCGGCGACAAAATCCCTGCCGACGGCCGGCTGATCAGCGCGAACCTGCTGGAAGTCGATGAATCCCCTTTGACGGGCGAATCGACGCCGGTGGCCAAACAAGTCGAAGCGTTGCCCCAAGCCGAATTGCCGGTCGCCGAACGGAGCAATCTGCTGTTCATGAACACGACCGTCACACGGGGACATGCCGAAATGGTCGTGACTGCCACCGGCATGGCGACCGA
The genomic region above belongs to Methylomicrobium agile and contains:
- a CDS encoding ATP-binding protein, whose amino-acid sequence is MNDLFPMRVLNYLFIVIVLALVYFGFGVLGQLLNVASSHAGMLGPSAGIALAALLLLGKRKWPSVFLGNFAVSAFVYDFGFDEPLLTVCAANAVGASLSALLGCILIEKFVGFPNPLIEDRCVMLFMLLGGPVACMITPTVGVTALYQAGMIEAAQLFPHWFSWWIGDMMGVLVFTPIILIAYGEPRAVWRERRYSVGLPLIATFALVIVLYLYVRQLEAERRRQEFHDQTVTLSQAIVNRLQGATHAADTVRNFFYGSRRVEQAEFLLFTRQTLGPFPEIKSTSWVKLVGGGRIHLEFTSLLNQYTDNTEAAQPPLPPALKNFFKNNRQIKQKDLYLTAENGQITVLAPVLTREPANDNGSFLGLVSTTLSMADAVYFSTRVLKKTCCFLSIGVEDRETGTSNLIYSNLPTAFPHAKASVQFSKDVAGYQWLLSFYDARTDYQPHWPIWIVLISGLLFTSLLGACLLMLTGRFFRTESLIKERTEELLKAKIAAEAANESKSRFLANISHELRTPLNAILGFSQLLLKKRRFQKEDYEQLNTIKQCSNHLLELITGILDLASIESNKIRTDIKVFDSHKLLKNIVEICRLSAEAKQLELDVNGLPIPRLLMGDQKRIRQVIVNLLDNAIKYTEKGRVTLTSNYFDGCWRITIEDTGCGIAEQDLEAIFTPFKQLNEDGFMRPGLGLGLTITRELIHIMGGAIEVTSKPGVGSIFSVSLPLPSTRDEQSAERINLPARQPFDGPLRVLIADDSQINLMLLANLLELEGCSVDAVVNGREALAMIQRNDYRLALVDLNMPVMSGLELLVIVKSQGKPLKMVAVSAYAEESRINDALAAGFDGYLTKPIHDEELTALLNSVRG
- a CDS encoding phospholipase D-like domain-containing anti-phage protein, whose product is MTLRRFSSRTYRLDQSFLAEQLKGALSYRRIAGYFTSSLFEVAHEWLEHIPDVKIVCNVDIHPDDLKVAQLRETKMLGRWNANAIEAEALLNRDRYRRLDAFLQQHGAAIRVAPDDICGFVHGKAGVIQRADGRKIGFIGSMNETRSGWQHHYEILWEDDSPEGVAWIEAEFEYLWNAAKPLPEAVCKEVRRRSHRHEILLDDVADDDNLAPAALIESPLYREGLSLQPWQQSFVAECLKHYRDYGAVRLLLADEVGLGKTLSLATAALALCLLTEKEKRRRKPILIFAPATLCEQWQTELLDKLGIPTARWHTTKKLWLDADERTISPAGPEHIAACPLRIGIVSTGLMMRDSTEKQHLLDLNFGLAILDEAHKARTRQGFGKNAGEPNELLAFITAIAARADHVLLGTATPIQTTPEDLWDLVRVLHQGKGNFVLGNDYACWHKPDQVLPILSGEQEVTELETAWEMLRSPLPPVNSTSDSRVRQLYSAIRQDLGMAVKQFEAGRLADLDLGTREDFELELERRVANAPFFQRENPFVRHVVLRKRTTLEDAGLLKRVGVDVHPDANRVKDIHAFNALFEGLAVRTDEHFREACNEARRFGKVLGKRGKGAGFMKNLMQQRICSSLIAGINTAKALLEGRTLHEEMDEIEEDVALQTDEERAALELLLHRLQLIDSDAKFEAVLHYLINEGWLAHGCIIFSQYYDTARWLADSLAARFPDEAIGLYAGAGRSRLYQGGDSVGIAREILKIKVAEHEIRVMVATDAACEGLNLQTLGTLINVDLPWNPTKLEQRIGRIKRFGQVRDNVDMLNLVNEQTVDEKVYARLSERMRDKFNLFGSLPDTIKDDWIEDIETLDEKMDQYIDAQKRATGFDLRYNAHISPSEKDWRDCSDVLSQRDFGTLMRQAWEK